One Carassius auratus strain Wakin unplaced genomic scaffold, ASM336829v1 scaf_tig00214550, whole genome shotgun sequence DNA window includes the following coding sequences:
- the LOC113092295 gene encoding odorant receptor 131-2-like: MAGSNGTAEDVPFIYQQIFKVEMDAGPSTKISVLMLMSLFFFFLNCVMFFALRSKRIFQETPRYILFGHMLMNDSVLLLLTTIMYTMGTYYLQVTRAICTLLVVISYCTFRNAPLTLAMMSLERYVAICFPLRHCSIATPKRTGIAIGIIWLLSSINIITDIIFVLIINPRLFVDVLFCTQEKLYLFKWQLDKTQGFDILYFVSVAVIIVFTYVSIMITARSVSSDKDSAKKALKTVLLHLIQLGLCLTSFLYATINKALYTVSDSSSLFINLRYLNFLILLMLPRCLSPLIYGMRDEAVWPLFKYYFCYRSGKVRPSANVH, translated from the coding sequence ATGGCAGGCTCTAATGGCACAGCTGAGGATGTGCCTTTCATTTATCAGCAAATCTTTAAGGTAGAAATGGATGCTGGGCCCAGTACAAAAATTTCAGTGCTTATGTTAATGTCTCTGTTCTTCTTTTTTCTAAACTGTGTGATGTTCTTTGCTCTAAGAAGCAAGCGCATATTCCAGGAGACACCGCGCTATATTCTTTTTGGCCACATGCTTATGAATGACTCTGTACTTTTGCTACTCACAACTATCATGTACACTATGGGTACATATTACCTTCAAGTAACCAGAGCCATCTGCACTCTGTTAGTGGTTATCTCCTACTGCACTTTCCGTAATGCTCCTCTGACACTAGCAATGATGTCTCTGGAGCGGTACGTGGCGATCTGCTTCCCTCTGAGACACTGCAGCATCGCCACACCAAAAAGGACTGGAATTGCCATAGGGATCATCTGGCTCCTTAGTTCCATAAATATTATAACAGACATCATTTTTGTGTTAATTATCAACCCCCGTTTGTTTGTAGATGTTTTATTTTGCACACaagaaaaattgtatttattcaaatGGCAGCTGGATAAAACTCAAGGGTTTGATATTCTTTATTTTGTGTCTGTTGCAGTGATCATTGTTTTTACATATGTTAGCATTATGATCACTGCCAGGTCTGTTTCCTCTGATAAAGATTCTGCTAAGAAAGCCCTCAAAACGGTGCTCTTGCACTTGATTCAGCTGGGACTGTGTCTCACCTCTTTCCTTTATGCTACAATAAACAAAGCACTATACACAGTGTCTGACAGCTCTTCTCTCTTCATAAATCTGAGATATCTGAATTTTCTAATTCTTCTTATGCTGCCACGCTGCCTGAGTCCTCTGATCTACGGTATGAGAGATGAAGCTGTGTGGcccttatttaaatattatttctgcTATCGTTCAGGCAAAGTGAGGCCCTCTGCTAATGTACATTAA